One segment of Fuscovulum ytuae DNA contains the following:
- a CDS encoding GNAT family N-acetyltransferase, translating to MTPAELAALHARCFTTPPPWSEAAFTSFLTDPLAFLLVEGDAAFLLGRAVAGEAELLTLAVAPESRRLGLGRKLLARFLYQARLRGAASAFLEVAEDNAAARALYAAQGFAELGRRPAYYVRPDGTRIAAIVMQRALA from the coding sequence GTGACGCCTGCCGAACTCGCCGCCCTGCATGCGCGCTGCTTCACTACCCCGCCGCCGTGGTCCGAAGCGGCCTTCACATCCTTTCTGACCGACCCATTGGCCTTTCTTCTGGTCGAAGGAGATGCGGCCTTCCTCCTTGGCCGTGCCGTCGCGGGCGAGGCAGAGCTTTTGACCCTTGCCGTGGCCCCCGAATCCCGCCGCCTTGGCCTTGGGCGCAAGCTTCTGGCGCGCTTCCTCTATCAGGCCCGCCTGCGCGGCGCGGCCAGCGCCTTTCTGGAAGTGGCAGAAGACAATGCCGCCGCCCGCGCCCTTTATGCCGCGCAGGGATTCGCGGAACTGGGCCGCCGCCCCGCTTATTACGTCCGCCCCGATGGCACCCGGATCGCGGCCATCGTGATGCAGCGCGCGCTTGCCTGA
- the tsaB gene encoding tRNA (adenosine(37)-N6)-threonylcarbamoyltransferase complex dimerization subunit type 1 TsaB: MRPDPLILAFDTSAAHCAAALLSGDQILAEAWEEMDKGQAERLLPLCEALLAQAGHDWRDLAALAVGTGPGNFTGIRIAVAAARGLALSLGIPAIGVTRLESLAHGLPRPVTVIEDARRGEAYVQTFTADGAGRAALCKMGDIAHPAPYLTGSAAGPMALPPAMPLTHAIARIAASRLGTDQPRPAPFYLRGADAAPPSDPPPVILP; encoded by the coding sequence TTGCGGCCTGATCCCTTGATCCTTGCCTTTGACACATCGGCCGCGCATTGCGCGGCCGCTTTGCTGTCGGGCGACCAGATCTTGGCCGAAGCATGGGAAGAGATGGATAAAGGTCAGGCCGAGCGTCTGCTGCCGCTTTGCGAGGCGTTGCTGGCGCAAGCCGGGCATGACTGGCGCGACCTTGCCGCGCTGGCCGTGGGCACCGGCCCCGGCAATTTCACCGGCATCCGCATCGCGGTGGCGGCGGCGCGGGGGCTGGCGCTGTCCTTGGGCATCCCGGCCATTGGCGTGACACGGCTGGAATCGTTGGCCCATGGCCTGCCGCGCCCCGTGACGGTGATCGAGGATGCCCGCCGGGGCGAGGCCTATGTTCAGACCTTCACCGCCGATGGGGCAGGGCGTGCCGCCCTCTGTAAGATGGGCGATATCGCCCATCCTGCGCCATACCTTACCGGTTCCGCCGCAGGGCCGATGGCCCTGCCGCCCGCCATGCCCCTGACCCATGCCATCGCCCGCATCGCGGCCTCTCGCCTTGGGACTGACCAGCCCCGTCCCGCGCCCTTCTACCTGCGCGGGGCGGATGCCGCGCCCCCCTCCGACCCGCCGCCGGTGATCTTGCCGTGA